A stretch of Candidatus Sphingomonas phytovorans DNA encodes these proteins:
- a CDS encoding crosslink repair DNA glycosylase YcaQ family protein, with protein MSQAQARRIALAAQGFGAEHPARADQGHLRRTIERLALHQIDSVNVLARAHYLPAFSRLGNYDRTLLDTAAWGRKSERRLFEYWAHEASLLPLALHPLLRWRMARADAGGAGWKSMRAFAGERRPEAEAILARIRAEGPLAASDFEEGKSSTGWWAWGPTKHALEFLFWAGHITTATRRRSFERVYDLTERVIPPRILALPTPPEAEAHRALIELAARAHGIATTTDLRDYFRQKPVEASTAIATLAEEGVLIPVAVKGWSQQAWLHRDAKRPRRVRTAALLAPFDPLVWERDRAERLFDFRYRIEIYTPAEKRIHGYYVLPFLLDDRIVARVDLKADRQSSRLIAHRITLEPAAPAGTMERLTAELRRMADWLALDDVTIGPVV; from the coding sequence ATGTCGCAGGCCCAGGCGCGACGGATAGCGCTCGCCGCGCAGGGCTTCGGTGCCGAACATCCGGCGCGCGCCGATCAGGGCCATTTGCGCCGGACGATCGAGCGGCTGGCGCTGCACCAGATCGACAGCGTCAACGTGCTTGCCCGCGCGCATTACCTGCCCGCCTTTTCCCGGCTCGGGAATTACGACCGAACGCTGCTCGACACAGCCGCCTGGGGGCGCAAGTCGGAACGGCGACTGTTCGAATATTGGGCGCACGAGGCATCGCTCCTGCCGCTGGCGCTTCATCCCCTGCTGCGCTGGCGCATGGCCCGGGCTGACGCGGGCGGCGCCGGCTGGAAAAGCATGCGCGCCTTTGCCGGCGAACGCCGGCCGGAGGCCGAGGCCATCCTCGCCCGCATCCGCGCTGAAGGCCCGCTTGCCGCGTCCGATTTCGAGGAGGGGAAAAGCAGCACCGGCTGGTGGGCCTGGGGCCCGACCAAGCATGCGCTCGAATTCCTGTTCTGGGCCGGCCATATCACCACGGCGACCCGCCGCCGCAGCTTCGAGCGCGTCTATGACCTGACCGAGCGTGTCATCCCGCCGCGCATCCTCGCGCTGCCGACCCCGCCTGAAGCCGAGGCTCACCGCGCGCTGATCGAGCTTGCCGCCCGCGCGCACGGCATCGCCACCACGACAGATCTGCGCGATTACTTCCGCCAGAAGCCGGTCGAGGCGAGCACCGCGATCGCAACGCTGGCGGAGGAGGGGGTGCTGATCCCCGTCGCGGTGAAGGGCTGGTCCCAGCAGGCATGGCTCCACCGCGACGCGAAGCGCCCGCGGCGGGTCCGGACGGCGGCCCTGCTCGCTCCGTTCGATCCCCTGGTATGGGAACGCGACCGTGCCGAGCGGCTGTTCGATTTCCGCTACCGGATCGAGATCTACACACCCGCCGAGAAGCGCATCCATGGCTATTACGTCCTGCCCTTCCTGCTCGACGACCGGATCGTCGCGCGCGTCGATCTCAAGGCCGATCGCCAGTCGTCACGCCTGATCGCGCACCGCATCACGCTTGAGCCCGCCGCGCCGGCCGGGACGATGGAGCGCCTGACCGCCGAACTGCGCCGCATGGCCGACTGGCTGGCGCTGGACGATGTGACGATCGGGCCGGTCGTCTGA
- a CDS encoding FAD-binding oxidoreductase: MPMFEPTSRPMTDYGGFHQSSGIYWRFAPPDVGSLWAGLAEVKGRGMAVRIRGAGYSMNGSSIPRSGEVLIETKGLDSYVFAHPGTITAGAGATMWDVQRLLQPFGYELLVLDDGNMAAATIGGYISAGGFGVQSPRHGGFWECVESIDIVTLEGAVRTVGRTDPLFPWLFGSMGQLCIIVSATLAVRPRAGAGQPFPAGKRGRVPSSRRTWEKAICFSAFVPRPVWNQARKELAAIGDRHRHAWLARPAYACSLPFRHFTPPLIHPGQQDLVAVGIWGEEPEGGWDHIAIRALDAEFSLWLRAHPNFRRYAQTELLYPGFDIAAHFGVECFDRFRDWKTMLDPTGRLAPGLLDLPARRESA; this comes from the coding sequence ATGCCGATGTTCGAACCGACTTCGCGGCCGATGACCGATTATGGCGGATTCCATCAGAGTAGCGGCATCTATTGGCGCTTCGCTCCGCCGGACGTGGGGTCGCTATGGGCCGGCCTTGCCGAGGTGAAGGGACGCGGCATGGCGGTGCGCATCAGGGGCGCCGGCTATTCGATGAACGGCTCGTCGATCCCGCGCTCGGGCGAAGTGCTGATCGAGACGAAGGGCCTCGATTCGTACGTCTTTGCCCATCCCGGCACGATCACCGCCGGCGCGGGCGCGACGATGTGGGACGTGCAGCGCCTGCTTCAGCCGTTCGGCTATGAACTGCTCGTCCTCGATGACGGCAATATGGCGGCGGCCACGATCGGCGGCTATATCTCGGCGGGCGGCTTCGGGGTGCAGAGCCCCCGCCACGGCGGCTTCTGGGAATGTGTCGAGAGCATCGATATCGTCACCCTGGAGGGTGCGGTGCGGACCGTCGGGCGCACTGATCCGCTTTTCCCCTGGCTGTTCGGGTCGATGGGCCAGCTCTGCATCATCGTTTCGGCGACCCTCGCGGTCAGGCCGCGCGCCGGCGCCGGCCAACCCTTCCCGGCGGGCAAGCGGGGCCGCGTGCCGTCGAGCCGCCGCACCTGGGAGAAGGCGATCTGTTTCTCGGCCTTCGTGCCTCGCCCCGTCTGGAACCAGGCTCGGAAGGAGCTGGCGGCGATCGGCGACCGGCATCGCCATGCGTGGCTGGCACGGCCGGCCTATGCCTGTTCGCTGCCCTTCCGCCACTTTACCCCGCCGCTGATCCACCCGGGCCAGCAGGATCTGGTCGCGGTCGGCATCTGGGGCGAGGAGCCTGAAGGCGGCTGGGACCATATCGCGATCCGCGCGCTCGATGCGGAATTCAGCCTGTGGCTGCGGGCCCATCCGAATTTCCGCCGCTATGCCCAGACTGAGCTCCTCTATCCCGGCTTCGATATCGCTGCCCATTTCGGGGTCGAGTGCTTCGACCGCTTCCGCGACTGGAAGACCATGCTCGATCCGACCGGCCGGCTCGCGCCGGGCCTGCTCGACCTGCCCGCCCGGCGCGAAAGCGCCTGA
- a CDS encoding Crp/Fnr family transcriptional regulator, whose amino-acid sequence MIASDICADCAVRDRALCGSLTDRELGALNTLGRRQKVARGETVIWAGTESVVCANLLTGVLKLSVSSPDGREQIVGLLYPADFVGRPYAGEADVTVTALTDAELCIFPRAPFEKVLEDHARMERLLLQRTFAALEEARGRMLMLARGSAGEKVAALLLGMADRAAGSGCSASAAGPVTFDLPLSRGQIADVLGLSIETVSRQMTALKDAGIVALPGVRAMTIRDRPALEARAGLS is encoded by the coding sequence ATGATCGCGAGTGACATTTGCGCCGATTGCGCCGTCAGGGACCGGGCGCTGTGCGGCAGCCTGACCGACCGGGAACTGGGTGCGCTCAACACGCTCGGGCGCCGGCAGAAGGTCGCGCGGGGCGAGACGGTGATCTGGGCCGGGACGGAAAGCGTGGTCTGCGCCAATCTCCTGACGGGCGTGCTCAAGCTGAGCGTGTCGAGCCCGGACGGGCGCGAACAGATTGTCGGCCTGCTCTACCCCGCCGATTTCGTCGGGCGCCCCTATGCCGGCGAGGCTGACGTCACCGTCACCGCGCTGACCGACGCGGAGCTCTGCATCTTCCCGCGCGCGCCGTTCGAGAAGGTGCTTGAGGATCATGCGCGAATGGAGCGGCTGCTGCTCCAGCGCACCTTCGCCGCGCTTGAGGAAGCGCGCGGCCGGATGCTGATGCTGGCGCGCGGCTCGGCCGGGGAGAAGGTCGCGGCGTTGCTGCTGGGCATGGCCGATCGCGCCGCAGGGTCGGGCTGCAGCGCGAGCGCCGCTGGGCCGGTGACCTTCGACCTGCCGCTGTCGCGCGGGCAGATCGCCGATGTGCTTGGCCTGAGCATCGAGACGGTCAGCCGGCAGATGACGGCGTTGAAGGACGCCGGTATCGTCGCCCTGCCCGGCGTGCGCGCCATGACGATCCGCGACCGCCCGGCGCTCGAGGCGCGGGCAGGGCTAAGCTGA
- a CDS encoding acetamidase/formamidase family protein: protein MKKLLALATLAPVALTLSSTGFARDADRASEHWLLITDMWGTPAYSTMTLVSDGDRLSGDLDGDPLKGEASGKALRFVATDAKGTDYRYAGTRNSAAMAGEADLADSNTPGARVRHRFTARRLPERPDGPPRTHDFSPTDYSNLFSADRAPVLTIWPGDTVRTSTVDSGGVDAAGVTRALFGNPQTGPFYVAGAVAGDTLAIHLRRLTPNRDYADSLDSVVGRALGSSLIAKAGDLGKPVRWKLDRAAGRASPEGATGALKDLSVPMRPMLGGLAVAPGFGSAPMSTGDTGRIGGNMDFNEVVAGNTVYLPVQQPGALLYLGDAHALQGDGETSQYALETSMDVEFSVEVIKGRSFASPRVESPTQIMVLGQAGSLDEALKAASTGLLQWLQQDYGMTLSQGAQVMGSAARFTVANLAGRSVGVSARIDKALLPAPAKLAP, encoded by the coding sequence GTGAAGAAGCTGCTTGCCCTCGCTACTCTGGCGCCTGTCGCTCTGACCCTCTCCTCGACGGGTTTTGCCCGCGACGCGGATCGGGCGAGCGAGCATTGGCTTCTCATCACCGATATGTGGGGCACGCCGGCCTATTCGACGATGACGCTGGTCAGCGACGGCGACCGGCTGTCGGGCGACCTGGATGGCGATCCCCTGAAGGGCGAAGCATCTGGCAAGGCGCTTCGCTTCGTCGCGACCGACGCGAAGGGCACCGACTATCGCTATGCCGGCACGCGGAACAGCGCGGCGATGGCGGGCGAGGCTGATCTCGCCGATTCCAACACGCCCGGCGCGCGGGTGCGCCACCGCTTCACCGCCCGCCGCCTGCCGGAGCGGCCCGATGGCCCGCCACGCACCCATGACTTCAGCCCGACCGACTATTCCAACCTGTTCAGCGCCGACCGCGCGCCGGTCCTGACGATCTGGCCGGGCGACACGGTGCGCACCAGCACGGTCGATTCAGGCGGGGTCGACGCGGCGGGCGTCACCCGCGCGCTGTTCGGCAATCCGCAGACCGGGCCCTTCTATGTCGCAGGCGCGGTGGCCGGCGATACGCTGGCGATCCATCTGAGGCGCCTGACGCCGAACCGGGACTATGCCGACAGCCTGGACAGCGTCGTCGGCCGGGCGCTCGGATCGAGCCTGATCGCCAAGGCGGGCGACCTGGGCAAGCCAGTGCGGTGGAAGCTCGACCGCGCGGCGGGACGGGCGAGCCCTGAAGGGGCGACGGGCGCGCTGAAGGACCTGTCGGTGCCGATGCGACCGATGCTCGGCGGCCTCGCGGTCGCGCCGGGCTTCGGCTCGGCGCCGATGTCGACCGGCGACACCGGGCGCATCGGCGGCAACATGGATTTCAACGAAGTCGTCGCAGGCAACACCGTCTACCTGCCGGTGCAGCAGCCAGGCGCGCTGCTCTATCTCGGCGACGCGCATGCGCTGCAGGGCGACGGGGAGACGTCGCAATATGCGCTCGAGACGTCGATGGACGTCGAGTTCAGCGTCGAGGTGATCAAGGGCAGGTCGTTCGCATCGCCGCGCGTCGAATCGCCGACCCAGATCATGGTGCTCGGCCAGGCGGGATCGCTCGACGAGGCCCTGAAGGCAGCGAGCACCGGGCTGCTCCAGTGGCTCCAGCAGGATTACGGCATGACCCTGTCGCAGGGCGCGCAGGTGATGGGCAGCGCGGCCCGCTTCACCGTGGCCAACCTCGCCGGGCGCAGCGTCGGCGTCTCGGCACGCATCGACAAGGCCCTGCTGCCCGCTCCGGCGAAACTCGCGCCCTAA
- a CDS encoding DoxX family protein has product MTSLVALYDRAAGRLTALVPDAFLLLIARLGIAGVFFQSGRTKVEGLISITPGTYELFRTDYRLPLIPPDIAAVAATWSEHVFSILLVMGLMTRFSAASLLGMTLVIEIFVYPDAWPTHLSWAAILLPLVARGGGAWSLDRLIHRAAGSLPRGAAG; this is encoded by the coding sequence ATGACCTCGCTCGTCGCGCTCTACGATCGCGCCGCCGGCCGCCTGACGGCGCTGGTGCCGGATGCCTTTCTCCTCCTGATCGCACGGCTCGGCATCGCTGGCGTGTTCTTCCAGTCCGGCCGGACCAAGGTCGAAGGACTGATCAGCATCACCCCCGGCACGTATGAGCTGTTCCGCACCGACTATCGCCTGCCGCTCATCCCGCCCGATATCGCCGCGGTCGCGGCGACATGGTCGGAACATGTCTTCTCGATCCTGCTGGTGATGGGCCTGATGACGCGCTTCTCCGCCGCGTCGCTGCTGGGCATGACGCTGGTGATCGAGATCTTCGTCTATCCCGATGCATGGCCGACTCATCTGAGCTGGGCCGCGATCCTTCTCCCGCTGGTCGCCCGCGGCGGCGGTGCGTGGTCGCTTGACCGGCTGATCCACCGGGCCGCCGGCTCCTTGCCGCGCGGTGCGGCCGGTTAG
- a CDS encoding DUF2282 domain-containing protein yields the protein MRPTHAGFAAAIALATAAGTAITASASAQAPAMEKCYGVALAGKNDCKAGAGTSCAGTSKVNYQGDAWKLVKAGTCTGIKTPKGNGSLTPRA from the coding sequence ATGCGTCCAACCCATGCCGGTTTCGCCGCCGCCATCGCGCTTGCCACCGCCGCGGGCACCGCGATCACCGCCTCAGCCTCGGCCCAGGCCCCGGCGATGGAGAAATGCTACGGCGTCGCCCTCGCCGGCAAGAACGACTGCAAGGCCGGGGCCGGCACGAGCTGCGCCGGTACCTCGAAGGTCAATTACCAGGGCGATGCCTGGAAGCTGGTCAAGGCGGGCACCTGCACCGGCATCAAGACCCCGAAGGGCAATGGCTCGCTCACGCCCAGGGCCTGA
- a CDS encoding sigma-70 family RNA polymerase sigma factor, whose protein sequence is MRASEDQLRALMISGLDGNAADHAALLRALAPLLRAFYRRRWSGVGDDIEDLVQETLIAVHSRRGTYDRTRIFTGWLFAIARYKMIDHFRRTRRFVPVEGLEELLVAEGFEESSDARMDIDQLLETLPPKQARMIRATRIDGESIAEAAAAGGIGESDVKVSVHRGLKALMARVQGIGR, encoded by the coding sequence ATGCGGGCGAGCGAGGACCAGTTGCGAGCGTTGATGATCAGCGGGCTGGACGGCAATGCCGCCGACCATGCCGCGCTGCTGCGCGCGCTGGCGCCGCTGCTCCGCGCCTTTTACCGCCGCCGCTGGTCGGGTGTCGGCGACGATATCGAGGACCTGGTGCAGGAAACGCTGATTGCCGTGCATAGCCGTCGCGGCACCTATGACCGGACCCGGATCTTCACCGGATGGCTGTTCGCGATCGCGCGGTACAAGATGATCGATCATTTCCGGCGCACCCGGCGGTTCGTGCCGGTCGAGGGGCTGGAGGAGTTGCTGGTCGCCGAAGGTTTCGAGGAATCGAGCGATGCGCGGATGGATATCGACCAGCTCCTCGAAACCCTGCCGCCCAAGCAGGCGCGGATGATCCGCGCCACGCGGATCGACGGCGAGAGCATCGCCGAAGCAGCCGCCGCCGGCGGGATCGGCGAATCCGACGTCAAGGTATCGGTGCATCGCGGACTCAAGGCGCTGATGGCGCGCGTCCAGGGGATCGGCCGATGA
- a CDS encoding DUF1109 domain-containing protein: MNTDQLIDQLSRDVPPVRRNAVGRRIAIGAAVGALVSIAYVVIGMGIRPDLGTAMHGFPFWVKWGYTLSLSLCAIVATVRLARPDSGSLRWLWLLTVPVTLLAGLAALELIHTPETEWLAMWLGHSWRLCPWRVFALAMPIFAGLLWSFRRLAPTRLRAAGAAAGLAAGAFAATVYCLHCPEVSAIFVLTWYSLGILLATLLGALLGPRLLRW; the protein is encoded by the coding sequence ATGAACACCGACCAGCTCATCGACCAGCTTTCCCGCGACGTCCCGCCGGTGCGGCGCAATGCGGTCGGCCGCCGGATCGCGATCGGCGCCGCGGTCGGGGCACTGGTGTCGATCGCCTATGTCGTGATCGGCATGGGCATCAGGCCCGATCTCGGCACCGCGATGCACGGCTTTCCGTTCTGGGTGAAATGGGGCTACACGCTGTCGCTCTCGCTCTGCGCGATCGTGGCGACCGTGCGGCTCGCGCGGCCCGACAGCGGGAGCCTGCGCTGGCTGTGGCTGCTGACCGTGCCCGTCACCCTGCTCGCCGGGCTCGCCGCGCTTGAGCTGATCCACACCCCCGAAACCGAATGGCTGGCGATGTGGCTCGGGCATAGCTGGAGGCTGTGCCCCTGGCGGGTGTTCGCGCTGGCGATGCCGATCTTCGCCGGGCTGCTCTGGTCGTTCCGGCGGCTGGCGCCGACCCGGCTGCGCGCCGCGGGCGCGGCGGCGGGGCTGGCGGCGGGCGCGTTCGCGGCGACGGTCTATTGCCTCCACTGCCCCGAGGTCTCGGCGATCTTCGTGCTCACCTGGTATTCGCTCGGCATCCTGCTCGCCACCCTGCTGGGTGCGCTGCTCGGCCCGCGCCTGCTGCGCTGGTAA
- a CDS encoding DUF692 domain-containing protein, which yields MIQPVFSGYGLGLRKPHYTEFLTHRVAVDFVEVISENFMVDGGRPRAILREVRERYPVALHGVSMSVGSADGVDGAYLRRLRALADEIEPLFVSDHLSWTRIDGFSSHDLLPLPYTDEALDLVCANIGRAQESLGRAMLIENPSSYLAFDGADRTEWQFLDALCARTGCGLLLDVNNVFVSASNHGFDPIAYLDGVPHDRVRQVHLAGHSQGEELLIDSHDRPVPASVWDLYAHVLPRLGPVATMIERDDDIPPLADLLAELAIARRIGAACERIAA from the coding sequence ATGATCCAGCCAGTTTTTTCCGGTTACGGCCTCGGCCTGCGCAAGCCGCACTACACGGAGTTCCTGACTCACCGGGTCGCCGTCGACTTCGTCGAGGTGATCTCGGAGAATTTCATGGTCGATGGCGGCCGCCCCCGCGCGATCCTGCGCGAGGTGCGCGAGCGCTACCCGGTCGCGCTGCACGGCGTGTCGATGTCGGTCGGATCGGCCGACGGGGTCGACGGCGCCTATCTGCGCCGCCTGCGCGCGCTTGCCGACGAGATCGAGCCGCTGTTCGTGTCCGACCATCTGAGCTGGACCCGGATCGACGGGTTCAGTTCACACGACCTGTTGCCCCTGCCCTATACCGACGAGGCGCTCGACCTGGTCTGCGCCAATATCGGCCGCGCGCAGGAGTCGCTCGGGCGCGCGATGCTGATCGAGAACCCATCGAGCTATCTCGCCTTCGACGGCGCCGACCGGACCGAATGGCAGTTCCTCGACGCCCTATGCGCGCGCACCGGATGCGGGCTGCTGCTCGACGTCAACAATGTGTTCGTCAGCGCCTCGAACCATGGCTTCGACCCGATCGCCTATCTCGACGGCGTGCCGCACGACCGGGTCCGCCAGGTCCATCTCGCCGGGCATAGCCAGGGAGAGGAATTGCTGATCGATTCGCACGACCGGCCGGTGCCCGCGTCCGTGTGGGACCTTTACGCCCATGTCCTGCCGCGGCTCGGCCCGGTGGCGACGATGATCGAGCGCGACGACGATATCCCGCCGCTCGCCGACCTGCTCGCCGAACTGGCGATCGCGCGGCGGATCGGCGCCGCATGCGAGAGGATCGCGGCATGA
- a CDS encoding DNA-binding domain-containing protein, producing MTLLAMQRDFGAWLKSGSQDSMDRIGRRHAPGLRVYQNNYRAQLVACLEQSFPHTLAWIGGEAFHAAVVTHIESFPPSSWTLDAYPRDFPATLAALNPDDPEIAELAWIELALGEAFVGPDAPAIAPDQVAAVDWDAAILRFTPTLDHRASITNAPALWSALDAGEMPPPVAMLPEAGAILVWRHAQISRFRAIDAEEFGALTLARAGMPFASLCAALVEQHGEESGIALAGTLLGRWLGDGLLCDIVADGESMRQPL from the coding sequence ATGACCCTGCTGGCGATGCAGCGCGATTTCGGCGCCTGGCTGAAAAGCGGCAGCCAGGACTCGATGGACCGCATCGGGCGCCGCCATGCCCCGGGCCTGCGCGTGTACCAGAATAATTATCGCGCCCAGCTCGTCGCCTGTCTCGAGCAAAGCTTCCCGCATACGCTGGCGTGGATCGGTGGCGAGGCGTTTCACGCGGCGGTGGTCACGCATATCGAAAGCTTCCCGCCGAGCAGCTGGACGCTCGATGCCTATCCGCGCGACTTCCCCGCGACGCTCGCCGCGCTGAATCCGGACGATCCGGAAATCGCCGAGCTGGCCTGGATCGAGCTGGCGCTGGGCGAAGCCTTTGTCGGGCCCGACGCCCCCGCCATCGCCCCCGACCAGGTCGCGGCGGTCGACTGGGACGCGGCGATACTGCGCTTCACCCCGACGCTCGACCACCGGGCCTCGATCACCAACGCCCCGGCGCTCTGGTCGGCGCTCGATGCCGGGGAGATGCCGCCGCCTGTCGCGATGCTGCCTGAGGCCGGGGCGATCCTGGTGTGGCGGCACGCGCAGATATCGCGGTTCCGCGCGATCGATGCCGAGGAATTCGGCGCGCTGACGCTTGCCCGTGCCGGCATGCCGTTCGCCTCGCTTTGCGCCGCGCTGGTCGAGCAGCATGGCGAAGAAAGCGGCATCGCGCTGGCCGGAACGCTGCTTGGCCGCTGGCTCGGCGACGGGCTGTTGTGCGATATCGTCGCCGATGGGGAGTCCATGCGCCAACCGCTCTGA
- the dinB gene encoding DNA polymerase IV, with protein sequence MVPEGGTVTRKIIHVDMDAFYASVEQRDDPALRGRPLAVGSASGRGVVAAASYEARRFGVRSAMPSVTALRRCPELVFVPPRFEVYRAVSQQIRAIFLDYTPLVEPLSLDEAYLDVTENLRGIPSATETAAEIRARIFETTGLTASAGISYNKFLAKLASDQNKPNGQCVITPGAGAAFVEKLEVGRFHGIGPKTAEKMNRLGIHSGADLRAHDLAFLQAHFGKAGAWYHAISRGEDDRLVTPDRPRKSSGSETTYGDDLITPEQVEAGVRDMADDVWAWCEKSGGRGRTVTVKCRYADFRTVTRSRTRNAPVNDRETLHETAVALVRTLYPLRAGIRLIGVTLSTFDGGEEDAAQLDLLTPG encoded by the coding sequence ATGGTGCCAGAAGGCGGGACCGTGACCCGCAAGATCATCCATGTCGACATGGACGCCTTCTACGCGTCGGTCGAGCAGCGCGACGACCCGGCCCTGCGCGGCCGGCCGCTGGCGGTGGGCAGCGCGAGCGGACGCGGCGTTGTCGCCGCGGCAAGCTATGAGGCGCGGCGGTTCGGGGTGCGCAGCGCCATGCCCTCCGTCACCGCGCTGCGGCGCTGCCCCGAGCTCGTCTTCGTGCCGCCACGCTTCGAGGTGTACCGCGCCGTCTCGCAGCAGATCAGGGCGATCTTCCTCGACTATACCCCGCTGGTCGAGCCGCTGTCGCTCGACGAGGCCTATCTCGACGTGACGGAAAATCTGCGCGGCATCCCCTCGGCGACCGAGACGGCGGCGGAGATCCGCGCGCGCATCTTCGAGACGACCGGGCTGACCGCCTCGGCCGGCATCTCCTACAACAAGTTCCTCGCCAAGCTCGCCTCGGACCAGAACAAGCCGAACGGGCAATGCGTCATCACGCCAGGCGCCGGCGCCGCGTTCGTCGAGAAGCTCGAGGTCGGGCGGTTCCACGGCATCGGCCCGAAGACAGCGGAGAAGATGAACCGGCTCGGCATCCACAGCGGCGCCGACCTGCGCGCGCACGACCTCGCCTTCCTCCAGGCGCATTTCGGCAAGGCGGGCGCCTGGTACCACGCCATATCGCGCGGCGAGGACGACCGGCTGGTCACGCCGGACCGGCCGCGCAAATCATCGGGATCGGAGACGACCTATGGCGACGACCTGATCACGCCCGAGCAGGTCGAGGCGGGCGTGCGCGACATGGCCGACGATGTATGGGCATGGTGCGAGAAATCGGGCGGGCGGGGCCGAACGGTAACGGTGAAATGCCGCTATGCCGATTTCCGGACGGTGACGCGCAGCCGGACGCGGAACGCCCCGGTGAACGATCGCGAGACGCTGCACGAAACGGCGGTCGCGCTGGTGCGGACGCTGTATCCGCTGCGGGCCGGGATCAGGCTGATCGGGGTGACGCTGTCGACCTTCGATGGCGGGGAGGAAGATGCGGCGCAACTCGACCTGCTGACGCCGGGATAA